CCTACAGCACGAACTTTGGCCTCCGGCCTAGGATTCGCGCAAAATTAGGTTCACGAATGACGAACAGTGCCCCTTCCGGAGGTTTGCAGGTGAGGGCAACCCTCACGCGGCTTGGCTCAAAGTCCAGGCCTGCACCACTTAGAGGAACCCTTCGTGATTCTTAGATAAAAGAAATACCGAACCCTCGGGTTCGGGCTATTGTTGCTCTGCCTTAACTTGGTCTGAGCGATAGATAATGGTTAGGTCGGGATGCTCACGCAACCAAGTAGCTGGAAAACGACGATCATTGCGTAGCATGCCATCCAAGGCCTTTTGTTTGCTTTCGCCAACAACGAGCAGAAGCACACGTTCACTGGCCATGAAGCTTCCCACCCCATAGCTAACCCCCCGTGTGCCTTCAGGCAGTCGCAGATAGCGGCATGATTCAGATGAAAGCGTTACTTCGCCAAATCGAAACCCAGGGCTCATATGGGGTTCGTGAAAGGCAATGTGACCATTGATACCCAGGCCTAGGATAGTAGCACCGACTCCATCTAGTGGGCCCTGATCAATCCAATGAATCTGGTTTCGATAAGTAGGAAGATAGTCTTCAAGAAAGGAGCGAAATCGAATCTTAGGGGGAACGTCGAGAAGTTCGTCGATCTGCACGAAGGTAACATTTTGGAGCCAAGGAAACGACTCCTGCTCTATATGCTGATAGAGAGTCTTGGGTGTGTTGCCAGCAGGCACAAATATCTTCCGAATATCCATATCTTCAACGGTTTTTCTAAGCCATTGCAGGGATAGGTCGATAAAGGTTCTGTCGTCCGCACAAGATAATATCTTCATAGGTGGAATCTCTTATGTCTCGCCCGTCTCACCATGAGTATAACTTAATCGTAGCAGCCCATCCAGACGACGAGACACTATTTTTTTCATCGATTTTGATGCAGGAGGCTCGCGAGACTCGGGTTCTGTGTGTGACGGATGGTAATGCCGATGGTCAAGGGTCTGTTAGGAAGAAGCAGTTTACGTCAGCCATGGCAAGCTTTGGAATTCACCACGGTAAGTTCGGGACTTTACCCGATATCTATGAAAAAAGGCTCAGTTATGACGAGGTCTCTGAGATGTTAGAAGATCTACCGACGCCTACTAGAGTTTATACTCATGGTCCCGTTGGTGAGTATATGCACCCTCACCATCAGGATGTGTGTTATGCTGTGACACGATTCTTTAGAGGGGTCTGTCCAGTTTTTGGAGTTGCTTACAATTGTTTTCCGGATGAGCATCATCACCTGAGTCGGGCGCAATTTGAATTAAAAGCCAAGGTCATAGCTGAAACCTACGGCTCCGAAACGAATCGATTTCTGAATCTCATTCCGTGCACCGCAGTAGAAGGTTTCGTGGAGCTTTCATATTCAGAAGTGAGAGAAATTTATAAACTGCTCTCAGGACAGTCTCAATCAATGGACGAATCCCAACTAAAGCATTTCCTATGGCTTAAAAAATTCTTGATCCACCGAGCATCCTTATCGGGAGAGCGTCTATTCTGAACTCAGAATAAACTACTGCGTTTCGTGGATTCCGCTTCCGCTAATTGGCAAAGATAAGCCTCTGGAGTGTGGGTTCCGAAGCGCTCCTGAAGATCAGAAAAAAGCTGCCAGATATTGCCAGATTGGATACTATCTTTCAAACGCTCCCAGTATTGGCGCTCACTACTTAACTTTTCAAAGCTTTTCATGGTTTTCCATGATCCAGACTGTGGAATAAAGGTGACTTGTCCGGGTGATACATCATAGTTAAGAAACTCCACGAAGCCTTTGAGCCATCGCGTAAAGACGTTATCACCAGGAACAATCGCCGCAAACTCTGGTGCTAGCCACTGGGATGGTGGGAGGTGAGGCACCAGATCCAGTTGGGTGATAGCGGAATAGATCTTTTCTTGAAGATGAATTTCTAAGTCTCTTAGGTACTCGGCGTCCCCTAGACGAGGAGCAGCACTGGTATACAATCCCTTGATCGGCAGCTTGTTCTTAGCAATGTAGAGTGAAGTCAGCTGGGCCAGGCCACCGCCAAGGCTATGGCCAGTGACGAATATCTTCTTAACCTTATGACGACGGGATTCTATCCCGTTGACAAGAGCAGGGCGGAGGTTTTTGTAGTGCCGAAGAATACCGCTATGCACTTTGCCGCGAACTTCGTTGACGTTTGATGATCTCTGAAAAAATTCTGCATCTATAAGGTAGTCTTTGATCCATTTACTACCTCGAAAGGCGATCAGCATCGTATCGCCGCTAACAGCAATCATAGATTCCGCACCCCCCCACACTATCTGGAGTGATCATCTCGATATCTGAGAAGCCTAAGTCTTGAAATTGAGATTGAACTTCATCCGAGGAGTTGTTCTCCATGACATGTGCAGCCCAAAGGAACAGTATTGTGTTTTCTAGGCTAAAGCTTGATCTAGATTGGAACTTCAAGTTTGGCAAGCTATCAGCACAACGGACGTCTTTCAGTGACGATTGGTCCCAGACTATTTCATCACGGCCATAAAGATTGGTAGCTAAGGCTCCCGCGAGAAGAAGTGATCCCGCTAAAACTCGTTTCATATTTGATCCCCATCAAAATGTAAGCGAACGTTGGTGCCTAGTAAAAACAGCTTACAGAGAAATGTCTATTTACTATAGCTAAGTGCAACAATGACTATGATCATTGTTGTGTGGAACGTCTCTTGCTTCAAGTTGATTGAAATTTGATAGGATTGTTCCGGAAAAAGCTCAAACTCATGAACAAGGCGATCGTGATCATCAGTGGGGCGAGATAAAAGGCTCGTTCGATACCCACCCAGTCTGTCAACTGGCCTACACTGAGGTGAATGAGGGCTAAAGATGTTTGTATGGCAGTGAAGATCCAGATAGTCATAGACTTCCAGAGCTTGGGATAGATATGTGAAACTTGTGCCATAAAGAGAGGAAAAAATGGTCCTAATAAGCCAGCAAGAGGCATGAGCTTAGGATACCCATTGATAGCTAGAAGAATGAAGGTAATGCCTAGAACTAGGCTGCCTATCATTGCCATACGCTCCCACTGTGGACGAACTAACAAGAAACTAAGGAAGCGGCTCGATGAGATAGCAAGAAAGAAGTAGCTGGTCAGTTGTGAGGCATCTACAGTGGAATAGTTCTGTACTTGGATAAAATAAGTCGACATCCACATGGATGTTAGCACCTCACCACCTACATAGATGGCGAAAAGGGTGACCGGCACCAAACTATACCATTGGAAGGGTTCCTTTGGTTGATTTAAGTCATGATCTTCCGCTGGCTCATCGGGAACCACCCGAGTTATGATGCCAGCTAGAATTAGGTTTGCTAGTGACATGATACTGATCGCTGTCCACCAAGGGTATTGTGCTTCGTAGAACCAGGCGAAAGTCATAGGTCCAAGGAACGAACCGACGCCGTACATGACTTGCTGAATGGATAGCAAACGACCACGGAGGTGGCTAGGTGAGCCTTTGATTGTAAGAATATTACAGATGCTTCCCATCAGTGCGACACCAGCTCCCATAACTAAGCCGAGTGCTAAAAGTCGTACGAGATCGTGGACCCATGGGGCAATAAAGCCCGGGAGGGCACAAAAACCGCAGATAAAGAGAGTGACTTTTTTCTCTGAATGTCGCTTTAGTGCCCGGCCCATCATCAGGGTCGACACCACGGCTGCAAAGTTGCCGATTGTCAGAAAGAGTCCACCATAGCTATAGGAGAGGTTAAGACGTTCGCAGAGAATGGGAAGTAAGGGCCCTCGGATGTTATCTAAGAACGATACGGAAACAAGGGTCGCAATTCCTGCAAATACATAGCCTGGGTGAATCGTAGTCCGACTCATCTTACACCTTTCTCAATAATAACCCTTTTAGGTATAGTGATTCTGGAAATGATAGGCGAGTAGGGTGATCTTCAGATTGACTCAAATGCTTAACAATCTGGGCATCGCAGCCCGCATCAATGGTGGCTCCAAAAACAACTTTTTGGAACAAGTCACGAGAGATCAATCCCGAGCAAGAAAAGCTTGCTAGAAGGCCCCCTGGGCGGAGCAATTGGAAAGCTAAAAGGTTCAAGTCCTTGTAGCCGCGACAAGCACCCTGAATATTACGGTGGCTTGCTGCAAATTTAGGTGGATCGAGTATTATGAAGTCGAATTGCTCACCAGCATCTCTTAATTCGCGAAGATATTTAAAGACATCCTTGTGGATGGTATGGTGAGGTATCGACAAACCATTTTTTTCGAAGCTTTCTTGGGCCAATTCCAAAGCTGGCTCGCTTTCGTCGATGCTTGTTACCTCGTGAGCACCACCCAGAGCTGCTGCCACGGAGAAGCCCCCTGTATAGCTAAAGCAGTTTAGCACCCGAGACCCTTCGCTATAGTGTTTGATAATTGCGCGATTGTCTCGTTGATCGATGTAGAAGCCGGTCTTATGTCCCTCCCAAAGATCCACAAGGAGTTTCATGCCATTCTCTAAGACAGTAACCCCCTCCTTGGGCAGCTCGCCGAGGATTACCTCCTTGCGAAGTTCCAAGCCTTCTTTCTTTCGAACCGCCTCATCGGAACGTTCGACGATGCCTTGTGGGTTTAGTAGTTCCAGAATTAACGCGATAATGGTATCTCGATGCTTTTCCATCCCAGCTGTGAGGATTTGAAACGAAACCCATTGGTCAAACTGATCTATGACTAGTCCGGGTAAATAGTCAGCATCATGGGCCACCAAGCGAATGCAGTTGGTCTCTTGGCGATCAATGTGCTTGCGCCTCTCGATGCTTGACTTGATCTGCTCTCTTAGGAAATCTGCATTCAGTGAAACTCCATCTTGCCATGAATAGATGCGAACTCTGATCTGAGAGTGGGGATTATAGTATCCCCGCCCTAGAAACTGGCCTTTGGCACTATGGACGCTCACATCATCACCACTCGCAAGGCTCTTGGGGGCGGTTTGCAGAGCGCCACTGAATACCCAGGGGTGATGATTGATCAGTGATTTTTCTTTACCCGGTTTTAAATGTACCTTGGCCATGTCGTCACCTAATATTTAAGGTCCAATGATAGAGGTCATCTTCCAGCACTTTTTCAGCCACATGAAGATCGCTCATTGACAGTGAGTCTTCAATACGCCGATACCGTTCTTTAAAAAATACTTCTCGAACTCCCGATTGCCATATGGCTCGTAAGCATTCGGGGCAGGGGCTTAGGGTACAAACCATAATCCGGCCTGCTGTAGCATGGCCGAGGCGTGCGCAGTCAAACAACAGCTTTCGCTCGGCATGAAGCATATAAGTATATTTGTGAGGCCTTGTATTCGGTAACCCTGTGCCACAGTGACCATCGATGAAGCCATTCCAATTACTGAGTATGGTTTGATAGCTCTCATCGAGAAGCACAGCACCAACTTTGGTTTCAGCATCCGGCGAAAACTGAGCGGCTTGCTCGGCCTGGGAAAGGGCGTCTCTGACCAATTGTATCAATCTTGTCTCCTTAACCGAGTCAGATGGGACGCGGATACTAACAGAATCCCACCGTCATTCCTAGACCTTTTTTTAGTGTAAGTCCCTGAAAATACAAGGCTACAATTCAAGGGGAGGAGCACCTGTCGGAATATTACCTTGCTTAGCGATCCCTACAGGCCTTAAATACCATGAAATTTCTATGATTTTCACGAGGACAACAGGATGGCATCGATTCTCTTTCTATGTACGGGTAACTCATGCCGTAGCCAAATGGCTGAGGGTTGGGCAAAGTTTCTTTGGCAGGGGCAGCACGACGTTTACTCGGCTGGTTTGAAAGCCCATGGTTTGAATCCATACGCCGTTAGGGTTATGAAGGAAGCTGGTGTGGATATCTCCCAACAAAAATCTCAAGTGATTGATGATGTGCCTTGGCAGAGTATGGATTATGTGACAACAGTTTGCGGGCACGCAGATGAGCACTGTCCGAGTTTACCGGTGAAAGCCAAGAAGATTCACCATCCCTTTGACGATCCACCAAGATTGGCTCAAGATCTAACCGATGAAGAAGAGATTCTTTTTGTCTATAGGCGAGTTCGCGATGAAATTCGCGACTTTCTAGATGGCTGGGAAGGAATGAAGCAGTAGCGTCATAGGGGAGCGAGGATGAGAGCATTTGTAACTGGTGGTACCGGATTCATCGGACTTCACGTGGTCAAGGAGCTGATTGCGGATCGTTGGGATGTGACGGTTCTCTACCGAAAGACCTCGGATCTTTCGCGCCTCGATAACCTCGATGTTCAGTTGGTTGAGGGTGATATTGTCGACCAGGATCAAATGGCTAGGATTCTGAGCCAGGGTTTTGATGCGGTTTTTCATGTTGCGGGTGACGTGAGTTTGTGGAGGATGAAAAATGATCTGCAGAACCAGATCAATATTCACGGCACTCGAACCTTGGCAAGACAAAGTTTGAAACACGAAGTAGGGCGGTTTGTTCATACTTCTAGTGTGGCAGTTTGGGGCCTACCCGATGGAACTATCAATGAGCGATCGGAAAAAAAAGGACCTACAGCTCCGATTAATTATATGAAATCCAAATTCTATGGAGAGCAGGAAGTCTTGGCCTGTGTGCAAGAAGGCTTGGATGCGGTGATCCTAAATCCGTGTCATGTGATGGGTCCCTACGATGAGCAAAACTGGTCTCAGCTTTTTACTATGATTCATCGCGGGCAATTGCCTGGTGTGCCTCCAGGGCTCGGAACGTTTTGTCATGTAAAAGATGTTGCAAAGGCTCATCTGCAAGCTCTCTACAAAGGTACTCAAGGAGAATGTTACCTGCTCGGCGGCAGCCAGGCGTCCTATCTTGATGTGGGCCGCGAGGTAGCAGAGCTGCTTCAAGTCCCGGCCCCCAAACAGCTACCGGCTTGGCTCCTAGCAATGTCAGGGCAGTATGCTGAGTTGGTATCTTGGTTCACGGGGCGTGAACCGGCCATGACCCCTGAAAAGGCTGCTTTGCTATCCCACGATGTTAAGGTTGACTGTACCAAAGCAATCAATCATTTGGACTATGAAATCACACCTGTGTCTCGTATTCTAGAAGAGAGCTTCCACTGGTTGAAGCATGCCGGCTATCTCAGCTAGGTTTGTCAATATTTTTTTGAAACTGCCGTTACCCCTCAATCAGGCAACCTTATCTAGGAGCTGTCGTTCTAACCCTGGAACAATAATTTCAAACCGACACCCGGAACCGGGAACCGAAGTCACTTTGATTGTCCCACCGAGATCTTCGATTTGCGACTTCACAACATCCATGCCGATGCCCCGGCCGGATACTTCAGTGATCTGTTCGGTTGTGGATAGAAATGCAACGAATATGAGGTTTATCTTATCTTCTAAGCTCGATTGTTTCGCCTCTTCAGGAGTCCAATGGCCTGAAGATATTGCTTTTTCCACCAGCCGATCCACAACAATTCCTCGCCCGTTATCTTCGATTACCAGGTGGAGCTTCCCCTTGCGTCGATGGCAGGCGAATTGAATCGTCCCGTCTCGTTGCTTTCCGACAGCAAGTCGTTCTTCACAAGTTTCGATGCCATGGTCAACGCAATTGCGAAGGATGTGTGTGATTGCGCTGTCAAATCTCTGAGCCTCATGAAAGGATAGCTCAGAGCTATCATCTTCAAAACTCAAGCGAATGGATTTATTCTCCTGCTGAGCTAGCTCAAGGATCATACAGTGGTACTTCGCGAACACTTCCGATGGTGGGTATAGCTTCAAGTTGGCGATCGCTGACAGCCATTGGTTGCTAGCATCTCGCTGGGCAAGGCGAATCAAATCATCGATTTTTCGCTGATCCACCCGAACATAGGAGGAATTTTTCTGTAAACCAAGAATCTCATTGATATCGTTGGTCTCCACCTCCCATTGGTTTTTAATAACATTCCATAGGTTTTTAGCATCTGGCGACACAAGTGTTGGTTGACCACCTTGAATCTGGCTTTCTAGTTCGTGTATCCGATGGGAGATAGAACTGAATTCGAACGTTGCAGTATTGCCTTTAAGAGTATGAAGGGTTTGCACGAGAGGCTGAAATCGTTCGCTTCGGCCATCGAGTATCCATTGATCGATACAGAAAAAATGCTTGTTTGTTTCTTGAAAAAAATCTTTGAAACTTTCAAGGTTTGATGCAGCCATGGAGATACGCTTGATACGCTCGGTCTGTGCTTCTTGCTTCTGCTGTGCTTCCAGTGACTCTGTTTGGTCTGAAATCACAGCGATGACTCCATCTAGTTGACCATCAGCCTGGAAGTGTTCTTTGTATGCGACGGCAATCTTTCGGGTCCTATCATCAACTACAAAGTCGAAAGAGCTAGGCAGCAGGGCCATGGTACCCTGAAATGATGCTACCAGGCCAGAATCCTCCTTCAGGCATTCAAGGACGAATTCCACAGTATCGGCTTTGGTATCGCAGTAATAGTTTAAGAAATCAGCGATTGAATGGAAATCCTCTGAACCTGGCAGGATCTTCTCTAAGGCCTGTGATCGTTCCTTAGCGATTTTCCCTTCTTTGTCGAAAAAAAATAGACCTTCAGATATCGTTTCCAGGAGGCTTCTTGTATTGGCATCGCTTTTTTGGATTGCTTGAATCATCACATCAAATGAAGCTGCTAGCTCGCCAATTTCATCCTTGCTCTGCACATCAATCCGTTTATCGTAGTGACCCTGAGCGATTTCCTGGCTGACTTGAACCATTTTAGTCAGTGGCTTCAGTAAAAGTGCTACGGCTATGATGAAGATAGGCAAGAAAATAAGTGCTATAAGCCACGACAACGAATTGATACGATCTTGAGTTTGCGCGAGGTCTTTTACAATCCGAGTCATGTCTGCGTAAACGACGAGGTGAGCCTTGTCGTTAAAAACTTCATGGGGGAGGGGAACTTCCCTCAGATTATAGATTCCGCGATGCTCGCCATGGTAGTAGCCGTCATCGCGAAGCTGATAATCTTGATCCGAAGGGGGGGTGAGAAGGAAGTTGCCAACAGAGAGCTGCGAATAGTAGCCAGTGCTTTGCTGAAACTCAACAAGAACCGGGAGCAGGCTGCCAACAAATCCGTGGATAGTAGCGATATCACCGCTATCGTCCTCAGCAGGAATTGCGACAACGAATAAGGGTTCACCGGAAGGGGATGTGACAAAACCAGTCTCGATAGCTTCACTATTCATAGCACGGTCGATAATAGCCTGGACTTTGTTATCGCTCTCACTGAACACGACGCTGTCAAGGGATACTCGGTAGTCAAACAGTCGATGGCCTTCAAAGTCGAACGATATAATTTGATTGACACCGAATGCCACGCTGATCTGATTGCCAACTCCCAGAACAGTCCGTTCCCAAAGCTCCTTATCGACGGATTGAGAGGTGAAAGCTTTGAGGTTAGCGGGAATGAGCCACGGCCTTAGCCAAGAATTCAGGCCTTCTAAATGATTATCGAGTATCCTCGAAAACAAACCGGCCTGCTCACTTGCGGACTGGTTTTCGAATGATTCGATCGTGGCTCGTTCCACTTCCCGAGCAATGAATGGGTTCATTCCAAGAAGTAATAATGCGAGACTGGCTACGATTATGGTCAGTCTGAATTTAATTGAAGAAAGCATTCAACTATCTCCTCCGCGCCGTCGTCTCTAGTTGAATGACATGGCCCTGGGGGCCTTCTCTACTATTCTAGCGTGCAGTTGGGCACTTACGGGTGAGCCTGTCATCAGCATAATGCCTCGGCGGTCTTGTACTTTAAGTTCGGTACTTAGCCCCTCAACCATTGAGCTTTTGATTCTTATTTATGGGTAGGGATATTGGGGGGGGAGCGGGGTAACCATTTCAAAGGTTTGAGCCGCTCCTCCAAAGAGGTCGATTCTAGAGGTCGATGCCGTAGTTCACACCAACTGTTACAGAAGGCAGCACAGGAACAGAATTTAGTGCATCCTTCTGAGCTTCATCGAAACGCTTTGACAACGCATCTTTGTACAGACGCGGGCCATATTCGGCCTCGATTGAACTGTGAAAGCCATGTTTTAAGCTTAGCTCCGCCTTGATGTCGATAACCTTATTGATTGGGATCAGATAACCTAGACTGCCCTGAAAGAAATGAATATCTCCCTTTAAGCCCAGCTCGTAGTTTTCCTTGCTTGGACCCAGATTTCGAACAGGTCGTCCGTGGGAAATTAATGATAGGGTGTCTGCTGGCGGAAGGTGCCCATCCCCTCGAATCATCGCATAGCCGAAATCGAAGTATAGCTGACGGGATATTTTTGGGATTTTGGAACCTAGGGAAATTTCGAAATGAAACCCCTCCTCGTAGGCATTGTCAAAAATAATAGCTTGCTCGACATTGATCCTATTGGCTTCAAGAAGTGCCTCAGAACCACCCATAATGTAGCCGGGGGCCAGGGCTCCGACCTTTATCTTTATCTCCACTGGGGTGGGTAGAATTCCAAAACGAGCCTCGACTCCGTTGGAAAAAGGGTACTCACTGTACACGCCAATTTTGAAGGGCGTGGCACTTGCCGAAAAGCTCATTAAGAGCAACAAGATAGCAAAAATCTTTGTCATAAGTCTCTCTATCATAGTCAGTTTGTCCTGGGTGGGGGGACTATATTCAGCTGAAGTATGTATGTCAATAAAAATATGGACAGTTTGGCTATCTATCTAAGATTTGTAAAAGAACCGTTCCCAAGTGCAAAAGCAAATTGATTCCAGGGCTTTGTATGGTACTCATGCCCACCTGTAGAGTGGCGCAACAGGCGAATTTCCTGCCATTTCGAGTCATAAGTCTTGTTAGAGGTGCCGATCAGGGGCCAACGGTGATCTTGCGGAGAACGGTGTGAGTCAGTTTTTATCTTGGGGTCGTTACTTTCCCCATAAACCTAGTCAAATTAGGCCTATAGCCTGGCGTGATGAGTTCACTTGGCTTGGAGTAGAGCCTCATTGCCTTGCCTACGGCCTGGGTCGCAGCTATGGGGATTCATGCCTCAATCATCATGGGGTCTTGATCCCAACCCGAGGGCTCAATCGCTTGATCGCTTGGGATGATGAGACGAACATTCTTCGCTGTGAAGCGGGAGTGTCTCTGGGGGAGGTCTTGGAGTTTGCGGTACCCCGGGGAAGTTTCCTGCCGGTATCACCTGGAACTAAGTTTGTTACTGTGGGGGGAGCAATCGCCAACGATATCCATGGTAAAAACCATCACAGCGCTGGCACCTTTGGGCGTTATGTGAAGGCATTTGGGCTTCTACGATCCAACGGGGAGGAACTCGTTTGTAGTCCTGCAAGCAATGCAGATCTTTATCGGGCGACGATTGGCGGTCTTGGCTTAACTGGCTTGATCACTTGGGCAGATATACAACTTAAATACGCTTCGCCGGTGATGGCGGTCGAGAATGTTCCTTTTGAGGGGCTGGATGAGTTCTTCAACCTGTGCGAAAGTTCAGAGCACTATGAATACACAGTCGCTTGGATGGATTGCATCGATGCCTGGAACCGTTGGGGACGAGGCATCTTTATGCGAGCCAACCACAGCCCAGATGAACTTCCGAACCAATCCCGTAAGCCCTCGCTATCAGTGCCTTTTAGCCTTCCTAGCTTTGTCTTAAATCGTTATTCCTGCAAGGCGTTTAACGAAGCCTACTATTATGCCAATAGTTTGAAACAGGGAACAAGCCTCAAGCCTTATGAGCCGTACTTTTATCCCTTAGACATGGTTCACCACTGGAACCGTATCTACGGCAGTCGCGGATTCTTTCAGTATCAATTGGTGGTACCTCTTTCTGAAAAAGAGGCCTTTGCTGAAATCTTCAATGTGATTGCAAAGTCGGGCCTAGCATCCTTCCTAGTGGTTCTTAAAAAGTTTGGCAATCTTAGCTCCCCAGGGATGATGTCATTTCCGATGGAAGGATACACGCTAACTCTAGATTTTTCCCACCGGCCAGGCTCGACCAAAGCCACCTTAAAGAGGTTGACAGACATAGTTAACGAAGCCCATGGCAGACTGTACCCGGCGAAAGACAGTGTAATGACGCCAGAGGACTTTGAGCGCTACTATCCCCAATGGCGTCAGTTTTCAGAGTACAAGGACCCGAAGTTTTCTTCCAGCTTTTGGAGAAGGGTGGCTCCAACGAGCCAATAAGCTTTCTGGACCAGCATCTTGTTCGCAGAGTCCTGAATTCTATCGGGGGAAGCTCCAGTTGAAAAAATCTGGAAGCACAGCTAGAGTCTCAAAATTCACTCTACAAGATTTTGGGATCATACAATGAATCACCTGGCCGTTGAAATCCAATCGCTTCCGAATCCGCTACCATTTTATTACAAGGCAGTATTCTCTTCAAAGAGGTTTCGCGAAGGGGACGCCTTTCCAGAATTAGCCTGTCAATGGAAAGACTTTAAATTTGATTTAAAACGTCTCAACAAGTATCGGCAAATTTGCCAGATCGACGATAATGGCTATGTACCCATACTCTACCCTCACTCGTTTCTTGGGCCTTTGCACTTGCAGATCATGACCCACGACACCTTTCCACTCAAGCTTCTCGGCTCAGTTCATCATCGCAACCACATTGTTCAATATCGCCCGTTGAAGGTTGAAACAAACTACGGGGCCAAACTAAGGCTCGGGGAGCATCGGCGACGGCCTCAAGGAATGGAGTTTGATTTAATTACTGATATTGAGGATGACCGTGGCGTGGCCTGGTCAAGTGTTAGCACTTTCTTGGTAAGAAAAAAGTTTTCGTCGGAAGACCCTGGGTCTCCTCTCGCGGAGATGATCAAGAATCTTGAACACGCGGGGGTCGAAGCACTGCGCTTCACTGTACCGTCTCATGCCGGTAAATCTTTTGGCCTGATTACTAAAGATATCAACCCCATTCACATGTCAGCAGTGATGGCTAAGGTCTTTGGCTTTAAGCGGGACTTGGCTCACGGTATGTGGGCCTTGGCACGGGGAACAGC
This Pseudobacteriovorax antillogorgiicola DNA region includes the following protein-coding sequences:
- a CDS encoding ATP-binding protein — encoded protein: MLSSIKFRLTIIVASLALLLLGMNPFIAREVERATIESFENQSASEQAGLFSRILDNHLEGLNSWLRPWLIPANLKAFTSQSVDKELWERTVLGVGNQISVAFGVNQIISFDFEGHRLFDYRVSLDSVVFSESDNKVQAIIDRAMNSEAIETGFVTSPSGEPLFVVAIPAEDDSGDIATIHGFVGSLLPVLVEFQQSTGYYSQLSVGNFLLTPPSDQDYQLRDDGYYHGEHRGIYNLREVPLPHEVFNDKAHLVVYADMTRIVKDLAQTQDRINSLSWLIALIFLPIFIIAVALLLKPLTKMVQVSQEIAQGHYDKRIDVQSKDEIGELAASFDVMIQAIQKSDANTRSLLETISEGLFFFDKEGKIAKERSQALEKILPGSEDFHSIADFLNYYCDTKADTVEFVLECLKEDSGLVASFQGTMALLPSSFDFVVDDRTRKIAVAYKEHFQADGQLDGVIAVISDQTESLEAQQKQEAQTERIKRISMAASNLESFKDFFQETNKHFFCIDQWILDGRSERFQPLVQTLHTLKGNTATFEFSSISHRIHELESQIQGGQPTLVSPDAKNLWNVIKNQWEVETNDINEILGLQKNSSYVRVDQRKIDDLIRLAQRDASNQWLSAIANLKLYPPSEVFAKYHCMILELAQQENKSIRLSFEDDSSELSFHEAQRFDSAITHILRNCVDHGIETCEERLAVGKQRDGTIQFACHRRKGKLHLVIEDNGRGIVVDRLVEKAISSGHWTPEEAKQSSLEDKINLIFVAFLSTTEQITEVSGRGIGMDVVKSQIEDLGGTIKVTSVPGSGCRFEIIVPGLERQLLDKVA
- a CDS encoding FAD-binding oxidoreductase: MSQFLSWGRYFPHKPSQIRPIAWRDEFTWLGVEPHCLAYGLGRSYGDSCLNHHGVLIPTRGLNRLIAWDDETNILRCEAGVSLGEVLEFAVPRGSFLPVSPGTKFVTVGGAIANDIHGKNHHSAGTFGRYVKAFGLLRSNGEELVCSPASNADLYRATIGGLGLTGLITWADIQLKYASPVMAVENVPFEGLDEFFNLCESSEHYEYTVAWMDCIDAWNRWGRGIFMRANHSPDELPNQSRKPSLSVPFSLPSFVLNRYSCKAFNEAYYYANSLKQGTSLKPYEPYFYPLDMVHHWNRIYGSRGFFQYQLVVPLSEKEAFAEIFNVIAKSGLASFLVVLKKFGNLSSPGMMSFPMEGYTLTLDFSHRPGSTKATLKRLTDIVNEAHGRLYPAKDSVMTPEDFERYYPQWRQFSEYKDPKFSSSFWRRVAPTSQ
- a CDS encoding MaoC/PaaZ C-terminal domain-containing protein; translation: MNHLAVEIQSLPNPLPFYYKAVFSSKRFREGDAFPELACQWKDFKFDLKRLNKYRQICQIDDNGYVPILYPHSFLGPLHLQIMTHDTFPLKLLGSVHHRNHIVQYRPLKVETNYGAKLRLGEHRRRPQGMEFDLITDIEDDRGVAWSSVSTFLVRKKFSSEDPGSPLAEMIKNLEHAGVEALRFTVPSHAGKSFGLITKDINPIHMSAVMAKVFGFKRDLAHGMWALARGTAPLMLHINASEPIRFDVAFKGPVYMKDQVRVLTAGQDKGHFEFYSGKNDRPSIVGQIKNVSERESVS